One window of uncultured Trichococcus sp. genomic DNA carries:
- a CDS encoding AzlD domain-containing protein — protein MDDKALWLILGGGLVTFLPRWLPIVALKNARIPIWFQKWMSFLPVSIFSALIASDIFFWEGNVSLNAMENAKLLPSLVTAAVAYYSKNMILSVIVGIVGISLMVWAL, from the coding sequence GTGGATGATAAAGCGTTGTGGCTCATTCTTGGGGGCGGATTGGTGACTTTTTTGCCCAGATGGCTCCCGATTGTCGCCCTGAAGAACGCGCGGATTCCGATCTGGTTCCAGAAATGGATGAGCTTTCTGCCGGTTTCCATCTTTTCGGCATTGATCGCTTCGGATATTTTTTTCTGGGAGGGAAATGTTTCCTTGAATGCAATGGAGAATGCCAAACTATTGCCGTCGCTTGTGACAGCTGCGGTGGCTTATTATTCGAAAAACATGATTCTCTCCGTCATCGTCGGCATCGTAGGGATCAGCCTGATGGTGTGGGCACTTTGA
- a CDS encoding phosphomevalonate kinase, with protein sequence MTVTEASAPGKLFIAGEYAVVTPGHPSILVALDQFITVSLEEADTTGTIRSAQYGGLPIPWTREEDQLVIDQRENPFLYITEAVKVTERYIKESGIPLSYFHLSVKSELDNASGKKYGLGSSGAVTVATIKALLKFYAIDPEFELVYKLAALAHLSVKSNGSFGDIAASTYGGWIAYACFDREWVMQKANELTLTELLKTAWPQLMIRPLTPPANLRLVIGWTGSPASTTHLVDRVNDVRGGIDDFYKTFLEASKKCVNAMIAAFERNDLQAIQAGIRENRLLLQQLTTHTGVVIETPPLTQLCDLAEKNLGAAKSSGAGGGDCGIVIIDRQSGIIPLISEWEKVGIMNLPLHVFKYIRTAAPIEWKGASE encoded by the coding sequence ATGACTGTAACAGAAGCAAGTGCTCCGGGCAAATTGTTCATCGCCGGAGAATACGCGGTAGTGACGCCTGGCCACCCATCGATTTTGGTCGCTTTGGATCAGTTCATCACCGTATCTTTGGAGGAAGCCGATACGACCGGGACGATCCGATCGGCGCAGTATGGCGGTTTGCCGATTCCTTGGACCCGCGAAGAGGATCAGTTGGTCATCGACCAGCGCGAAAATCCTTTCCTCTACATCACCGAGGCGGTCAAGGTGACGGAACGCTACATCAAAGAGTCCGGGATTCCGTTATCCTATTTCCATCTGTCCGTGAAGAGCGAGTTGGACAACGCCAGCGGTAAAAAATACGGACTGGGATCGAGCGGTGCGGTGACGGTCGCGACCATCAAAGCGTTGCTGAAATTTTATGCGATCGATCCGGAATTCGAATTGGTCTACAAATTGGCCGCTTTGGCGCATCTGTCCGTCAAAAGCAACGGTTCCTTCGGCGACATCGCCGCGAGCACCTACGGCGGCTGGATCGCCTATGCCTGTTTCGACAGGGAATGGGTAATGCAGAAGGCAAACGAGCTGACGCTCACCGAGTTGTTAAAGACAGCATGGCCGCAATTGATGATCCGGCCATTGACACCACCAGCCAATCTGCGGTTGGTGATCGGCTGGACCGGCTCGCCGGCTTCGACCACCCATCTCGTCGATCGCGTCAATGATGTCCGCGGAGGCATCGACGATTTTTACAAGACATTCCTGGAAGCCAGCAAAAAATGCGTAAACGCTATGATCGCAGCTTTCGAACGTAACGATCTGCAGGCGATTCAGGCAGGCATCCGCGAGAACCGCTTGCTGCTGCAGCAATTGACAACGCACACCGGCGTCGTCATCGAGACACCACCGTTGACACAATTATGCGATTTGGCCGAGAAAAATCTCGGCGCGGCAAAATCATCGGGTGCCGGCGGAGGGGACTGCGGCATCGTCATCATCGACAGGCAATCGGGCATCATCCCCTTGATTTCGGAATGGGAAAAAGTCGGGATCATGAACTTGCCGCTGCATGTCTTCAAGTACATACGCACCGCGGCACCCATCGAATGGAAAGGAGCTTCCGAATGA
- a CDS encoding pyrimidine-nucleoside phosphorylase has product MRMVDLIIKKQEGKALTKEEIRFIIEGYTDGSIPDYQMSAWAMAVFFQDMTDEERMELTMAMAESGDQIDLSAIAGIKVDKHSTGGVGDTTTLVLAPLVASCGVPVAKMSGRGLGHTGGTLDKLESIPGFHVEIDEATFASIVNENKVAVIGQSGNLCPADKKLYALRDVTGTVNSLPLIASSIMCKKIAAGADAIVLDVKTGAGAFMKTEEDARALAHAMVKIGNLAGRKTMAIISDMSQPLGVAVGNALEVEVAIETLKGNGPKDLEALCIELGSQMVYLGGKTADLAEARELVTENLRNGKALEKFIVFIASQGGNPAVVDDYSLMPQASFQKEVLAEESGYVTEIVADDIGVAAMLLGAGRATKESTIDLAAGLKILKKVGDPVQKGEAIVRMFANKADFGPTEKLIQEAYSIGEERKEITLIHGVITD; this is encoded by the coding sequence ATGAGAATGGTAGATTTAATTATCAAGAAACAAGAAGGCAAAGCATTGACGAAAGAAGAGATCCGTTTCATCATCGAGGGCTACACGGACGGATCGATCCCCGATTATCAGATGAGCGCTTGGGCGATGGCTGTCTTTTTTCAGGACATGACCGATGAGGAACGGATGGAATTGACGATGGCTATGGCTGAATCCGGCGATCAGATCGATCTTTCCGCCATCGCGGGCATCAAAGTCGACAAACATTCAACCGGTGGTGTCGGCGACACGACGACGTTGGTTTTGGCTCCATTGGTCGCCAGCTGCGGTGTGCCGGTGGCAAAAATGAGCGGACGCGGCTTGGGCCATACAGGCGGCACGCTGGATAAATTGGAATCGATCCCCGGCTTCCATGTGGAGATCGATGAAGCGACATTCGCGTCCATCGTGAATGAAAATAAAGTCGCTGTCATCGGCCAATCCGGCAATCTCTGCCCGGCGGACAAAAAATTGTATGCGCTGCGGGATGTGACCGGAACCGTGAACTCATTGCCGTTGATCGCAAGTTCGATCATGTGCAAAAAAATCGCAGCCGGTGCGGATGCGATTGTGCTCGATGTGAAAACCGGAGCCGGCGCGTTCATGAAGACGGAAGAAGATGCGCGGGCACTTGCCCACGCAATGGTCAAAATCGGCAATCTGGCCGGCCGCAAAACAATGGCGATCATTTCCGACATGAGCCAGCCTTTGGGTGTGGCGGTCGGGAACGCCTTGGAAGTTGAAGTGGCGATTGAAACATTGAAGGGCAACGGGCCGAAAGATTTGGAGGCGCTCTGCATCGAATTGGGAAGCCAGATGGTCTATCTGGGCGGAAAAACGGCTGATTTGGCTGAAGCCCGCGAATTGGTAACCGAGAACCTCCGCAACGGCAAAGCGTTGGAGAAATTCATAGTTTTCATTGCTTCCCAAGGCGGGAACCCCGCAGTCGTAGATGATTATTCATTGATGCCGCAAGCCTCGTTCCAAAAAGAAGTTTTGGCTGAGGAGTCGGGGTACGTAACGGAAATCGTTGCCGATGATATCGGCGTGGCCGCGATGCTGCTGGGGGCAGGGCGCGCCACGAAAGAAAGCACGATCGATCTGGCGGCCGGATTGAAGATCCTGAAGAAAGTCGGCGATCCGGTCCAAAAGGGCGAAGCGATCGTCAGGATGTTCGCCAACAAAGCAGATTTCGGTCCGACCGAAAAGCTGATCCAGGAAGCCTATTCCATAGGTGAAGAACGAAAAGAAATCACGCTGATACACGGCGTCATCACAGACTGA
- the rpiA gene encoding ribose-5-phosphate isomerase RpiA, which produces MELKELVGLKAAEYIKDGMTVGLGTGSTAYYFVKEIGRRVNEEGLNITGVTTSIQTKELAESLGIPLKSVDEVSCIDITVDGADEISEDFQGIKGGGGALLFEKIVADNSKKVIWIVDESKMVKHLGAFPLPVEVVCYGSIQLFNKFNERGYNPEFRKTTNGDYYLTDEKNNIIDLHLGEILDPKALAEELIHLTGVVEHGLFLDCVDTVLVGTKDGVKVIEAKR; this is translated from the coding sequence ATGGAACTAAAAGAACTGGTTGGATTAAAAGCTGCAGAATACATCAAAGACGGTATGACAGTAGGTCTGGGGACAGGCTCGACTGCTTATTATTTTGTCAAGGAAATCGGTAGACGTGTGAACGAGGAAGGATTGAATATCACTGGGGTGACAACTTCGATCCAAACGAAGGAATTGGCTGAGTCGCTAGGGATTCCCTTAAAGAGTGTCGATGAAGTGAGCTGCATCGACATCACCGTGGACGGAGCCGATGAAATCAGCGAAGATTTCCAAGGGATCAAGGGCGGCGGCGGCGCTTTGCTGTTCGAAAAAATCGTTGCCGATAATTCCAAGAAAGTCATCTGGATCGTCGATGAAAGCAAAATGGTGAAACATCTGGGAGCCTTCCCGCTGCCGGTGGAAGTCGTCTGCTACGGATCGATCCAACTGTTCAATAAATTCAATGAAAGAGGCTACAATCCGGAATTCCGCAAGACGACAAACGGGGACTACTATTTGACCGATGAGAAGAATAACATCATCGATCTGCATCTTGGCGAAATTTTGGATCCGAAGGCACTTGCCGAGGAACTGATCCATCTGACCGGCGTCGTGGAACATGGTTTGTTCCTGGATTGTGTGGATACCGTTTTGGTCGGGACAAAAGACGGCGTGAAAGTCATCGAAGCGAAAAGATAA
- the mvaD gene encoding diphosphomevalonate decarboxylase yields the protein MPNKAYVRAHTNIALIKYWGKRDETYFLPMNSSLSMTLDKLYTDTMVVFDEAFQQDSFWLNGEKQGEKETQKISKFLDLFREEKKTAMRAHVESINHVPTAAGLASSASAFAALAGAANLALGLDLDPQRLSTFARRGSGSATRSIYGGFVEWDMGTCSDDSFAVPVDDAGWDIGMVIVAVNQQAKEVSSRIGMKRTVETSPFYPAWVESAKKDIQDIKAAITAKDFIRLGEITEANGMKMHGTMLGAEPPFSYWEPDSIVAIKTAQALRKQGIPCYVTMDAGPNVKVLCRLSQAETIKEALLEHFTEDKLIITKPGKGIRELTAAERAVYNWND from the coding sequence ATGCCTAATAAAGCTTATGTCCGTGCGCATACCAACATCGCGCTGATCAAATATTGGGGGAAGCGGGACGAAACCTACTTTCTGCCTATGAACAGCAGCCTTTCCATGACCTTGGACAAACTCTACACGGATACGATGGTCGTCTTCGATGAAGCCTTCCAGCAGGATTCCTTCTGGCTGAACGGCGAGAAGCAAGGCGAAAAAGAGACGCAAAAAATCTCCAAATTCCTTGATCTGTTCCGTGAAGAAAAAAAGACAGCCATGCGGGCACACGTCGAAAGCATCAACCATGTCCCTACTGCAGCCGGCTTGGCATCCTCCGCCTCCGCCTTCGCCGCTTTGGCAGGAGCTGCCAACTTGGCTTTGGGCCTTGATTTGGATCCCCAGCGCCTCTCGACTTTCGCAAGACGCGGCAGCGGCAGTGCAACGCGCAGCATCTACGGCGGTTTTGTGGAGTGGGATATGGGGACTTGTTCAGACGATTCCTTCGCAGTACCGGTCGACGATGCCGGCTGGGATATCGGCATGGTCATCGTGGCCGTCAACCAGCAAGCCAAGGAAGTCTCCAGCCGCATCGGCATGAAACGAACGGTCGAGACTTCGCCCTTCTATCCAGCTTGGGTGGAATCAGCGAAAAAAGATATCCAGGACATCAAAGCAGCCATCACCGCGAAGGATTTCATCCGTTTGGGCGAAATCACCGAAGCGAACGGCATGAAGATGCACGGGACGATGTTGGGGGCGGAACCGCCTTTTTCCTATTGGGAACCGGACAGCATCGTCGCCATCAAGACCGCACAGGCTTTGCGCAAACAAGGCATTCCCTGTTATGTCACGATGGATGCCGGTCCGAATGTGAAGGTGCTGTGCCGCCTTTCGCAAGCCGAAACGATAAAAGAAGCGTTGTTGGAACATTTCACAGAGGATAAATTGATCATCACCAAGCCCGGCAAAGGCATCCGGGAATTGACTGCAGCCGAACGCGCTGTCTACAATTGGAACGACTAA
- the mvk gene encoding mevalonate kinase — protein sequence MIKTRCSTGKSHGKIILMGEHAVVHGEPSIALPFPAVEMTATVCEADGPLTIDCSYYNGIAAEMPEILESMRTAIQSALAELQVSSDNLAISLASTIPAERGMGSSAAVSVALTRALFAYFGKPLDQDTLLRLVNISEMVAHGNPSGLDAATASGDNPLFYIKGQPFEAFPLNLKAYMIVGDTGVTGQTKEAVASIAAKLNGENPQPYRDAITRLGSFAQSAKSAIEANDPPQLGQLMNQAHEVLSFLEVSSPDLDRLVSEARSAGALGAKLTGGGRGGCMIALADTRSEAERIEAAIRQAGAIRTWIYLMGGTENA from the coding sequence ATGATAAAAACACGTTGCTCAACCGGCAAGTCGCACGGCAAAATCATCCTGATGGGTGAACATGCCGTCGTCCACGGGGAGCCATCCATCGCACTGCCCTTCCCGGCAGTCGAAATGACCGCAACCGTATGCGAAGCGGACGGTCCCTTGACCATTGATTGCTCCTATTATAACGGCATCGCTGCAGAAATGCCGGAAATCCTGGAAAGCATGCGGACCGCCATCCAATCGGCTTTGGCTGAACTGCAGGTTTCAAGCGATAACCTGGCGATTTCGCTCGCGAGCACCATCCCTGCGGAAAGAGGCATGGGTTCCAGCGCTGCCGTTTCAGTGGCTTTGACCCGTGCCCTTTTCGCCTATTTCGGCAAACCGTTGGACCAAGACACCTTGCTCCGGCTCGTCAACATATCCGAAATGGTCGCACACGGCAACCCCAGCGGACTGGACGCAGCCACGGCAAGCGGTGACAATCCGCTCTTCTACATCAAAGGCCAGCCTTTCGAAGCTTTCCCGCTCAACCTGAAGGCCTACATGATTGTCGGAGATACCGGCGTGACCGGGCAAACCAAGGAAGCCGTAGCCAGCATCGCTGCGAAACTGAATGGGGAAAATCCGCAACCGTACCGGGATGCCATCACCCGTTTGGGCAGTTTTGCCCAATCAGCAAAATCCGCAATCGAAGCGAATGACCCGCCACAATTGGGGCAATTGATGAACCAGGCCCATGAAGTGTTGTCTTTTCTGGAAGTATCCAGCCCTGACCTGGACAGGCTCGTTTCAGAAGCCCGGTCTGCAGGAGCATTGGGCGCCAAATTGACGGGCGGCGGACGCGGCGGTTGCATGATCGCTTTGGCCGATACCCGCTCTGAAGCGGAAAGAATAGAAGCAGCTATACGCCAGGCCGGTGCAATCCGGACTTGGATCTACCTAATGGGAGGAACTGAAAATGCCTAA
- the trpX gene encoding tryptophan ABC transporter substrate-binding protein, giving the protein MMMNNGMKNMLRMSSVLAIGLLAACGNTASESDSSAATTESEQEQVYIGILQLTTHPALDQITEGILDELAAAGYVDGENATIDFQNAQGDQANMKSIAESFVSHDADIMIGVATPAAQALKNASDEIPVILGAVQDPVGAGLVESLEVPGSNATGLSNRTPSDEQMALIKQFLPDATTIGVMYTTAEDNAIISGQRAEQAAADLGFEVVTKTITTTNDIAQAAESLAKEVDAIYVPNDNVIASGMATLVDAADAFGIPVFPAADTMVKDGGVATFAPSQYGMGTQIGQIAIDILKGADPATYPVQLVKENSVYINQAKVDELGLTIPEEVKADAVFVELAE; this is encoded by the coding sequence ATGATGATGAATAATGGGATGAAAAACATGTTGCGAATGAGTTCGGTATTGGCGATCGGGTTATTGGCTGCTTGCGGTAATACCGCTTCGGAAAGCGACTCTTCAGCTGCGACGACGGAAAGCGAACAGGAGCAGGTTTATATCGGTATCCTGCAGCTGACGACGCATCCGGCCTTGGATCAGATCACGGAAGGCATCCTGGATGAGTTGGCGGCGGCCGGCTATGTCGACGGCGAGAATGCCACCATCGATTTCCAGAATGCGCAGGGGGATCAGGCTAACATGAAATCGATCGCCGAAAGCTTCGTCAGCCATGATGCGGACATCATGATCGGCGTCGCGACGCCAGCCGCTCAAGCGTTGAAGAATGCTTCCGATGAGATTCCGGTGATCCTTGGCGCGGTCCAGGACCCGGTCGGCGCCGGTTTGGTCGAATCCTTGGAAGTTCCCGGCAGCAATGCAACGGGGTTGTCGAACCGGACACCATCCGATGAGCAGATGGCTTTGATCAAGCAATTCTTGCCGGATGCCACAACAATTGGTGTCATGTACACGACTGCCGAAGACAATGCGATCATCTCCGGCCAACGCGCTGAGCAAGCGGCAGCGGATCTCGGATTTGAAGTTGTGACGAAAACGATCACCACCACGAACGATATCGCGCAAGCCGCTGAAAGTCTTGCCAAAGAGGTGGACGCGATCTATGTGCCGAATGACAATGTCATCGCGAGCGGAATGGCGACTTTGGTGGATGCAGCCGATGCGTTCGGTATCCCGGTTTTCCCGGCTGCCGACACGATGGTGAAGGACGGCGGCGTTGCAACCTTCGCGCCAAGCCAATACGGCATGGGCACCCAGATCGGTCAAATCGCGATCGACATCCTGAAGGGCGCAGATCCGGCGACTTATCCGGTCCAACTGGTGAAAGAGAATTCCGTCTACATCAACCAAGCCAAAGTGGACGAACTGGGCTTGACGATTCCGGAAGAAGTCAAAGCCGATGCGGTGTTTGTGGAATTGGCTGAATAA
- a CDS encoding serine dehydratase beta chain, which yields MSHTFRSIFDIIGPVMVGPSSSHTAGALALGKAAAQLFEVKPKKVTIHYYESFADTHLGHGTDFAILGGILGFAADDPMIPQSLKMAESQKIAVTFIEEIGDSPVGHPNTATMVLERDKKKISVTGSSIGGGSIVLNQVDIDNFSMRLDAHLPIYFIHQNTLQYHLYSEAEWQNYFAFKGYPLNDIRIFRESDTEWVILYLDTVPTKEMIYEINELPFIEKAILIS from the coding sequence ATGAGCCACACATTCAGAAGCATTTTCGATATCATCGGTCCGGTGATGGTCGGGCCTTCCAGTTCGCATACTGCAGGCGCCCTGGCGTTGGGGAAAGCGGCGGCGCAGCTGTTCGAGGTCAAGCCGAAAAAGGTCACAATCCATTACTATGAGTCGTTCGCGGATACCCATCTCGGACACGGCACCGATTTTGCCATCCTCGGCGGCATCCTCGGCTTTGCGGCGGATGATCCGATGATTCCGCAATCCCTGAAGATGGCCGAATCCCAAAAGATAGCCGTGACCTTCATCGAAGAGATCGGCGACTCTCCCGTCGGCCACCCGAACACAGCCACGATGGTGTTGGAGCGGGACAAGAAAAAAATATCCGTCACGGGCAGTTCCATCGGGGGCGGCTCGATCGTTTTGAACCAGGTCGACATCGACAACTTTTCGATGCGTTTGGATGCGCATCTGCCTATCTATTTCATCCATCAGAACACGCTCCAATACCATCTTTACAGCGAAGCGGAATGGCAGAATTATTTCGCATTCAAAGGCTACCCGCTGAACGATATCCGCATTTTCAGGGAGAGCGATACCGAATGGGTCATCCTCTATCTGGATACGGTCCCCACCAAAGAAATGATCTACGAAATCAACGAGCTGCCTTTCATCGAAAAGGCGATATTGATCAGTTAG
- a CDS encoding AzlC family ABC transporter permease: protein MSKKEWLAGMKAIYPVCFGYIPMGLACGVLLQQAGYHWLAVMLMSLLIYGGAAQFMVASMTVAGAGLLEMVIMIFFINLRHLLMSSSLAQRIREKSTAFGVFFAQTITDESFAVNTLYFKTDGMWNPTKAMAANITAYSTWILSTGIGAMAGKSIALSPVVMNYILIAMFIFLLISQIENRIVFWTAVFSGIAAVLLMNLLRHNIAIVLTSILASGFGLYLQNKKDDKEGILRG, encoded by the coding sequence ATGTCGAAAAAAGAATGGCTGGCTGGGATGAAAGCCATCTATCCGGTTTGTTTTGGCTACATACCGATGGGCTTGGCCTGCGGGGTTCTGCTGCAGCAAGCCGGCTATCATTGGCTGGCGGTCATGCTGATGAGCCTGCTCATCTACGGGGGCGCTGCGCAGTTCATGGTCGCTTCGATGACGGTGGCGGGGGCAGGCTTGTTGGAAATGGTGATCATGATCTTTTTCATCAATCTGAGGCATCTTTTGATGAGTTCCAGCCTGGCCCAACGGATCCGCGAGAAGAGCACGGCTTTCGGCGTGTTCTTTGCGCAGACGATCACCGATGAATCGTTCGCCGTCAACACGCTGTATTTCAAAACCGATGGCATGTGGAATCCGACGAAAGCGATGGCCGCGAATATAACGGCCTATTCAACTTGGATTTTGAGCACGGGGATTGGCGCGATGGCCGGCAAGAGCATCGCTTTGTCGCCGGTTGTGATGAACTACATCCTGATTGCGATGTTCATCTTCCTGCTCATTTCCCAGATCGAGAACCGCATCGTATTCTGGACAGCGGTATTTTCCGGCATCGCGGCGGTCCTATTAATGAACTTGCTGCGCCATAACATCGCCATCGTCCTGACTTCGATCTTGGCTTCCGGGTTCGGGCTCTATCTGCAGAACAAAAAAGACGATAAGGAGGGGATTTTGCGTGGATGA
- a CDS encoding MgtC/SapB family protein: MYAISTLEITMRLLAAVFVGGIIGYEREENRQAAGLRTNIIVSVSACLITLIQLEIGYYSLNLAIANPDVASSITVDFTRIIAQIVSGIGFLGAGTILITKRDTVTGLTSAATIWTVAGLGIAVGMGYYFLSFIGCLILYIVLHIIKKIRTSIGGLHVEIRYRHQDLKKAIELFLSENNIETSDMKFLIENPETEQPNYIVIYGIDLPHYYKKKDLVNDLMSMSKDITKVTFDQ; encoded by the coding sequence GTGTATGCGATCAGCACATTGGAAATAACGATGCGCTTGCTTGCGGCGGTATTTGTCGGTGGCATCATCGGCTATGAACGCGAAGAGAATCGCCAAGCGGCAGGTCTGCGGACGAACATCATCGTTTCCGTTTCCGCCTGCCTCATCACCTTGATCCAGCTCGAAATTGGTTATTACAGCCTGAACCTGGCGATCGCCAATCCGGATGTGGCCTCCAGCATCACGGTCGATTTCACCCGCATCATCGCCCAGATCGTCAGCGGAATCGGGTTTCTGGGCGCCGGAACGATCCTCATCACCAAACGGGACACGGTCACTGGCCTGACATCGGCAGCAACAATCTGGACGGTCGCCGGCCTCGGGATTGCCGTCGGGATGGGTTATTATTTTCTTTCTTTCATCGGCTGTCTGATCCTATACATCGTTCTGCACATCATCAAAAAAATCAGGACTTCCATAGGCGGTCTGCATGTGGAGATCCGATACCGCCATCAGGACTTGAAAAAAGCGATCGAATTGTTCCTTTCCGAAAACAACATCGAGACTTCGGACATGAAGTTTTTGATCGAGAATCCGGAAACCGAGCAGCCGAACTACATCGTCATCTACGGGATCGATTTGCCGCATTACTACAAGAAAAAGGATCTGGTGAACGATCTGATGAGCATGAGCAAGGACATCACGAAAGTAACCTTCGACCAATAG
- the fni gene encoding type 2 isopentenyl-diphosphate Delta-isomerase produces the protein MTLDSNRKDQHVDLAEKQYEPAVLSDFGKMRFVHHSLPNLKVADISLQTEMAGMTLAAPFYINGMTGGSERTKQINADLATVAKMTGLAMASGSVSAALKDPSVSDSFSIIRKVNPNGRIFANIGAHHSLENAKRAVAILEADALQIHINAPQEMIMPEGDRDFTMWLRQIEEITAHVGVPVIVKEVGFGMSRETIGQLIDVGVHTIDVSGKGGTNFAAIENARRTAIAYDELENWGQSTLISLLEADVHRGKAEFLASGGIKTPLDIVKALSLGAKAAGLSGQFLHMVLSDGPEQTAETIEAWKQQITTVMAILGKTSVADLTRTDLIFQRDILDWCDMRGIDCRQYANRSVKQ, from the coding sequence ATGACGCTTGATTCAAACAGAAAAGACCAGCACGTCGATCTGGCCGAAAAACAATATGAGCCAGCCGTTCTGTCCGATTTCGGGAAGATGCGCTTCGTCCATCACTCGCTGCCCAATCTGAAAGTGGCGGACATTTCGCTGCAGACGGAGATGGCCGGGATGACCCTGGCTGCGCCCTTCTACATCAACGGCATGACCGGCGGCAGCGAGCGGACCAAACAGATCAATGCCGATCTGGCGACTGTCGCAAAAATGACCGGCTTGGCGATGGCTTCCGGCTCCGTCAGCGCGGCGTTGAAGGATCCCAGCGTGAGCGACAGCTTTTCCATTATCCGCAAGGTGAACCCGAACGGAAGGATATTCGCCAATATCGGAGCGCACCATTCGCTCGAGAATGCCAAGCGCGCCGTGGCTATTCTCGAGGCCGATGCTCTGCAGATCCACATCAACGCGCCCCAGGAAATGATCATGCCCGAAGGCGACCGTGATTTCACGATGTGGCTGCGCCAGATCGAGGAAATCACTGCGCATGTCGGCGTCCCTGTCATCGTGAAGGAAGTCGGTTTCGGTATGAGCCGGGAAACGATCGGACAGCTGATTGACGTTGGTGTCCATACCATTGATGTCTCCGGCAAAGGGGGCACGAACTTTGCAGCGATCGAAAACGCAAGGCGGACGGCAATCGCCTATGACGAGCTGGAAAACTGGGGCCAATCGACTTTGATTTCGCTGTTGGAGGCTGATGTTCACCGCGGAAAGGCGGAATTCCTCGCATCCGGCGGCATCAAAACACCGTTGGACATCGTCAAGGCGCTGAGCTTGGGTGCAAAAGCAGCCGGACTTTCCGGCCAGTTCCTGCATATGGTCCTGAGCGATGGTCCAGAGCAGACGGCGGAAACGATCGAAGCCTGGAAGCAACAGATCACGACAGTGATGGCCATTCTGGGCAAAACGTCGGTTGCCGACTTGACCCGGACGGATCTCATCTTCCAACGGGACATCCTCGACTGGTGCGACATGCGCGGGATCGACTGCCGTCAGTACGCCAATCGTTCTGTGAAGCAGTAA